The Starkeya sp. ORNL1 DNA window GCGCGGGCGTCGCCCGCTTGCGGGCGGCGATGTCGCCGAGCCGATCGACCAGAGCCTGATTGGCCTTTCGCGCCTCCGGCGTGAAGCGCGGCACGACATTGCGGAAATCGTTACTGTCGAAGGTCGTGGTCTCGCTGATGGCGCCGGTGAGGAAGCCCTTGCCCAGCGGGCTGAACGGCACGAAGCCGATCCCGAGTTCTTCCAGCGCCGGCAGCACCTCCTGTTCGGGCTCGCGCCACCACAGCGAATACTCGCTCTGGACCGCCGCGACCGGCTGGACGGCGTGGGCCCGACGGATCGTCTGCACGCCGGGCTCGGAAAGCCCGAAATGCCTGACCTTGCCTTCCGCGATCAGCTCCTTCACCGCGCCCGCGACATCCTCGATCGGCACCTGCGGATCGACTCGGTGCTGATAGAACAGATCGATGAACTCCGTCCTCAATCGCTTGAGCGAAGCCTCGGCGACGCGCTTGATGTGCTCGGGCCGGCTGTTGAGGCCGTGCCGCGCGCCGCCATTGGTATCGAAACCGAACTTGGTGGCGATCACGACCCGGTCGCGAACCGGGGCAAGCGCTTCACCGACCAGTTCCTCATTGGTGAACGGGCCATAGACTTCCGCGGTGTCGAAGAAGGTGACGCCGCGCTCGATCGCCGAGCGGATCAGCGCGACCCCTGCCGGCTTGTCCAGAGCCGGACCATAGCCGAAGCTCAGGCCCATACAGCCCAGGCCGATGGCCGAGACTTCGAGGCCGCCGTTTCCGAGTTTGCGCATCTGCATCTTGTTGTTCCTTCCATTGCATCGCGGAGGAACGGGGCTTCAGCGTCCGTACTGTTCGTCGGACACCTGCTCCATCCAGTCGACGCTCTTGCCGTCTCGTGCCTCCGCTATGGCGATGTGGGTCATGGCCGATGTCGCGGTGGCGCCGTGCCAGTGCTTTTCGCCCGGCGGGATCCAGACGATGTCGCCCACGCGGATTTCCTGGATGTCCTCGCCCTCGCGCTGCACCCAGCCGGTGCCCGAGGTCACGATCAGCGTCTGGCCGAGCGGATGCGTATGCCACGCGGTGCGCGCGCCGGGCTCGAACGAGACAAACGCGCCGCCGATGCGCGCCGGATCATTCCGCTGGAACCGCTGCTCGATGCGGACGCGGCCGGTGAAATAATCCGCCGGCCCGTCGCTGGGCGGCTGGGAACCGTGGCGCAGAATTTCCATGGCCGTTCTCCCTCGCGTGCCGGACGCCGGGGCCACGTCTTGCCTGCCCGCGCGCGTCTCGAACACCGTCTTGGCAACAGGTAGCGCGGACATCGCCCGCGGCCAGCCAGCATAGAACGCAAGGTGCGTGATGACTTCGGAAAGCTGGGTCTGGCTCAGGCCGTTGTCCATCCCCCGGTTCATGTGGAAGGCCAGTTGGTCGACCTGGCCGGCCGCGATCAAGGCGGTGATCGTCACCAGGCTGCGATCGCGCGGCGCAAGGTCGGCGCGGCGCCACAGATCGCCGAACAGGACGACGTTGGTGTAACGGGCGAGCGCCGGCGCGACAGCTCCGGCCTGCGCCTCCACCGCTGCCGCGCGCTGCGCCTCGCTGGCGTCATCGACGGGGATGCGTTCGCTCGATTGCGCTGCGAGTTGCTCGGCTCCGATGCCGCGCTGCGTGAATACGTCCTTGGCGACGCCGACCGCCGACATGGCCCGCGGCCAGCCGGCATAGAAGGCAAGGTGCGTGATGGTCCCGGCGATCTCGCCGGGCTTCACCCCATTGTCCAGCGCGCGATTGAAGTGGCCCGTCATCTGGGCGGTATGCCCGCCGGCGATGAGCGCGGCGATGGTAACCATGCTGCGATCGCGTGGAGCGAGCTCGGTGCGCTTCCAGACATCGCCGAACAGCACCTCATCAGTATAGGCGCCAAGTGCCGGCGCGACCTCATATACGATGGCGGGCGCCACACGCCTGGGTGCTCCGGCCTGCTCCGCCTCGGCGGGCACGGCGAGCGAAATGACGGCAGCCATGGCAGCGGGCAGCTTCATTGATCAGCTCTCTGATTGGGCAGCGTCGGTGTACGGGCTGCGGAACAGGCGGGCCGCTCGCTTGCCCTCTCGCAGCACGCGAGGGGCCAGCAATCCGCCAGGCCGTGAAAATAGGTCGTGCCGCTTCTAGCGATTAGGCGCTAAAGATCGCATGGACTTATATCGGAGGCTCATGAATGCGCCGCGAAGAACTGGGAGACCTGGCGGCATTCCTCGCCGTCGCCAGGGAGCGGAGCTTCACGCGGGCGGCTGCGCAACTCGGCACCTCGCAATCCGCGCTCAGCCACACCATCCGCCGGCTCGAGGAGCGGCTCGGAGTTCGACTGCTGACCCGCACCACGCGCAGCGTGTCGCCGACCGTCGCGGGGGAGCGCCTGCTCCAGAGCCTGGGCCCGCGGTTCGAGGAGATCGAACTGGAACTCGCGGCCCTGAGCGAGCTTCGGGACAAGCCCGCCGGGACCATCCGCATCACCGCAGGCGAGCACGCGGCCGACGCGATCCTCTGGCCGGCGCTGGAAAAGGTCCTGCCGGACTATCCGGACATCAAGGTCGAGATCATCGTCAATTACGGCATGATCGACATCGTCGCCGAGGGCTATGACGCGGGAGTGCGGCTCGGCGAGCAGGTGGCGCGGGACATGATCGCGATGCGCATCGGGCCGGACATGCGCATGGCCCTGGTGGGCGCCCCCGCCTATTTCGCCAGCCGACCGGCGCCGCTCGCGCCGCAGGACCTCACCGCTCACAGCTGCATCAATCTGCGCCTGCCCACTTATGGCGGGCTCTATGCCTGGGAGTTCGAGAAGGACGGACGCGAGCTGAAGGTACGCGTCGAAGGCCAACTGGTGTTCAATACCCTCGCCCTCAGGCTGAATGCGGCCCTTGCGGGCCTGGGGCTCGCTTATATGCCGGAGGATGCAGTGCGGACGCATCTTGCCGAGGGCCGCCTGGTGCGCGTGCTCGCAGATTGGTGCCCGCCCTTCCCCGGCTATCACCTCTATTATCCGAGCCGGCGCCAATCCTCGGCGGCTTTCGCCGTGCTGGCCGACGCGCTGCGCTACCGGGGTTGAGTGCTGATCGTTCGGATGATCCCATCCGAACGGAAAGGGCTTTAACGCGTGGCAGTCGTATCGACGCCGAAGACATGAACGTGCCGGTTGAACCCCTTCAAGGAGCGCGCCTCCAGCTCGACGAGCGCAACGGCCGTCCCGACCGCCTGGGCCGCCACGCGGTCGATAAGGATTTCGCCGTCCTTCGCGCTCGCGCAGAGGCGCGAGGCGAGGTTTACGACATTGCCGACCGCGGTGTAGTCGAGGCGGCCTTCGGAGCCGATCCGCCCCACTGTCGCCGGCCCCATCGCCAACCCGACACCGAAGCCGAGCTGATGTCCCGCTGCGCGCCATTCGGCCAGAAGCGTCTGAACGCTTGCCTGCATGTCGCGCGCCATCGCGACCGCGCGCCCGGCCGGGTCCGGGCAGGCGACCGGCGCGTTCACCAGCACCATCGCGCCATCGCCCGAAAAGTTGGTAAGCGTCGCCCCATGCGTCGCGACCACCCTTCCGAGCGCATCGTAATAGCTGCCGAGCACCCCGATGATGGTCTCGGGCTTCACCTGGGTCGAGAAGGCGGTGAAGCCGCGGAGATCGCAGAACACCGCCACCACTTCGACGCGCCGCCCGTCGAGCACCCGATCGTCGCCGCTTTGGTCGACAAGTTCGGCGACCTGCGGCGCGAGGAAGCGCTTGAGCCGGCTGATGCGTTCCGAGCGCTCCTGCGAAACGGCGAGTTCGCCGGCCATCTCGTTGAAGCGCTGCGCGAGGCGCTCGAGTTCGTCGCCGGTGGTCAGCTCGATGCGATGATCGAACTGGCCCGCGCCGATCCGGGCGACCCCATCCTCGAGGAGGCGGATCGGCCCGACCATGCGCTGCGTCAGCCAATAGGCGAGCAGCGCGGCGAGGATCGCGCCCGCGATGAGCAGGGCGCCGGTCCGCCACAGCGCCGCATAAATCGGCCCAAACGCCTCCGCCGCCGGCTGCTCGACGATGACGCTCCATTCCACCATGGGGATCGACGCCATCGCTGCCATGACGGCGTCTCCCTCGATATCCCGACCGGCGATGGCCTGGCCGGGCTGCGCCAGGATGGCGGCGCGCAGGAGCTGCAGCGGCCGGGTCGTGGCGTGGTCGGCACGCAGCACCAGGCTAATGTCGGGATGCGCAACGAGGCGTCCCGGCTGGTCGAGCACGAAGGCCTTGCCGGTCTGCCCCACCCGTATCGCGGAGATCACCTCCCAGATGAACTTCAGGTTGACCTCCGCGATCGCCACGCCAACGGCCGAGCGATTTCCCGCGACTGCAACCGTCATGTAGGGTTCCGAACCGCCCTGGAAGGTGACCGGTCCGAACCAGACCCGCTGAGCTCTCGCGCCGATCACGGCGGGATTGCGGGAATCGTCGTCGCCGCTCTCGATGCGGTTGAGGCCGATCCGCGAAACGAAAAGCCGCTCCTTGCCGGCAGAATCGACCAGGCGCAGGCTCAGGACGGGTTGCACCTGGCGCAGCAGGCGCAATCCGTCCAGCCGGCGCCGCTCATCGGCGCCGACCGACCATGGAAGCTGCACCATCCATCCGAGCTGGTCGCGGATCCCTTCGAGGAATTCCTGGATCTTGACGGCCGCGAGTCGCGCCTCCGCGTCGAGCAAATCGCTCAACCGGGCCCGCTGATCGCGATAGCCGAGCCATGCCTCGCTTCCGCCCGCGATCAAAAGCGGTACAACCACCGCCGCGAACAGGGCGAGGAAGTATTTCGTGAACAGCGAGGTCCGGGGGCGCGCCGGTGCGTTGGTCACCATCTGGCCTTGTCCGCCGTCTCTCCGGCCAAGCAGGCTGTTGAACAGGCTATTCGATCACGACGTCGGCGCTGCTCAGGAGCGAAGGCGGGACCGTCAGGCCGAGCGACTGGGCGGCCTTCAGATTGATGAAGAACTCCACTTTCGTCACGCGCTGGACCGGCAGATCGGCCGGCTTCTCGCCCTTGAGGATGCGCCCGGCATAGATTCCAGTGTGTCGATGCGATTGCTGGAAATCGCCGCCATAGCTCATCAGCCCGCCGGCCACCGGAAAATCGCGGCTCTGGGTGATCGCCGGAACGGCATGCTGCGCGGCAAGTTCGGCGAGCCGCCGGCTGCGATTGGCGAAATAGGGATCGGAAGTGAAGACGAGCCCGGCGGCCTCCATGTCGCGGACCGACGCGAACATCCCCTCGAATTCGTCGGACTTGCTGGCGTTCAGCACCCGCAGCTGCAGGCCGAGCGTAGCGGCGGCGGCATGGAGATTCGTCAATTGCGAGTTGACGGTCGGGCTGGTCGGGTTGGCCGCAATCGCGAAGCGCTTGGCCTCCGGGAACAACTCGCTCATGAACTCCAGGCGCTTGCGCGAAACCTCGACGCTCAGGCTCGTCACCCCGGTCATGTTGCCGTCCGGCCGGGACAGGCTGGTTACCAGCCCAAGCGCGACGGGATCACCGCCAAGTTCGAAGACGATCGGGATGTCGCTCGTGGCCGACTTCGCCGCGAGCGCCACCTCCGCACCGCCCGGTGCGACAATCACCGTCACCGCGCGCTTGACGAGTTCCGCCGCCAGCGCCGGCAATTGACGATATTGCCCGTCCGCCCATTGGAACTGGATGGCGACGTTGCGTCCCTCGACATATCCGGTCTCGGCCAGCCCTTCCGCGAAGGCGGCAAGGCGGCTGGCGTAACGTTCCGGATTCTCGGAGCCGAGATAGCCGATCACAGGCATGGCGGACGGTTGCGCGCGTGCCGGTCCTGCCCATGCCACGACCCCAACCATCGAAGCGATGAAGTCGCGCCGCCGCATCCAGGCTGTTGCTCGGCGAGAGCCCGAGCGATGCGGCAGGAGGTCGTCTCGGCCGGCGACCGACATGGCTGCAACCCTGAGCGCTGAACATAAGCTCGCGCAATTGGCATCATAGCCGCGCGGCGGGAGCGGCGAAAGTCGTCAACTACGATCGGAACAGGCCCCTCACGGCCGAACTCTCAGCACAATACGGGTCGCTGGCTACGCGCCCTGCGCATCCTGCCCGCGCAGCAGATCCGAGCCACCGACCAACGGGAAGCCGAGGCCCGCCCAGCGGCCGGGGGTCCAGTTGCGCAGCAGCCAGGGCACGCGGGTCGCGGGCAGCGCCTTGGAGAACAGGAAGCCCTGCGCGAAGTCGCAGCCATTCATCCTGAGATAGGCCGCCTGCGACACCGTCTCGACGCCCTCGGCGGTGGTCTTGATGCCGAGGCTGTGGCCGAGATTGACCACGGCGCGGACGATGGCAGCGTCATCGGCGTCGCGCTCGATGTCGCTGATGAAGGAGCGGTCGATCTTGATGCGGTCGACCGGGAATTGCTTGAGATGGGTGAGCGAGGCGTAGCCGGTGCCGAAATCGTCGAGCGCGATCAGCACGCCGGCATGGTGCAGCTTCGACAGGCTGTGGCGCACCGCCTCGATGCCGCGGCCGAGGAACACGCTCTCCGTCACCTCGATGGCGAGGCGCTCGGGTGGTACCGAGCGCTCGGCAAGCGCGTCGAGCACCCGCTCGGCCAACTCGCCGCGGGCGAATTCGGCCGAGGTGACATTGATGGCGACGCGGCCGAACTCGTGGCCGGCATCCAGCCATTCGCGCATGTCGCGCACCGCGACATCCAGCACCCGGGCGCCGATGGCGATGGCGAGGTCGGTGTCCTCGAACGCGCCGGCGAAATCGCCCGGGCCGAGCAGCCCCTTGCGCGGATGGCGCCAGCGCAGCAGCGCCTCGAAGC harbors:
- a CDS encoding adenylate/guanylate cyclase domain-containing protein — its product is MTNAPARPRTSLFTKYFLALFAAVVVPLLIAGGSEAWLGYRDQRARLSDLLDAEARLAAVKIQEFLEGIRDQLGWMVQLPWSVGADERRRLDGLRLLRQVQPVLSLRLVDSAGKERLFVSRIGLNRIESGDDDSRNPAVIGARAQRVWFGPVTFQGGSEPYMTVAVAGNRSAVGVAIAEVNLKFIWEVISAIRVGQTGKAFVLDQPGRLVAHPDISLVLRADHATTRPLQLLRAAILAQPGQAIAGRDIEGDAVMAAMASIPMVEWSVIVEQPAAEAFGPIYAALWRTGALLIAGAILAALLAYWLTQRMVGPIRLLEDGVARIGAGQFDHRIELTTGDELERLAQRFNEMAGELAVSQERSERISRLKRFLAPQVAELVDQSGDDRVLDGRRVEVVAVFCDLRGFTAFSTQVKPETIIGVLGSYYDALGRVVATHGATLTNFSGDGAMVLVNAPVACPDPAGRAVAMARDMQASVQTLLAEWRAAGHQLGFGVGLAMGPATVGRIGSEGRLDYTAVGNVVNLASRLCASAKDGEILIDRVAAQAVGTAVALVELEARSLKGFNRHVHVFGVDTTATR
- a CDS encoding LysR family transcriptional regulator, producing MRREELGDLAAFLAVARERSFTRAAAQLGTSQSALSHTIRRLEERLGVRLLTRTTRSVSPTVAGERLLQSLGPRFEEIELELAALSELRDKPAGTIRITAGEHAADAILWPALEKVLPDYPDIKVEIIVNYGMIDIVAEGYDAGVRLGEQVARDMIAMRIGPDMRMALVGAPAYFASRPAPLAPQDLTAHSCINLRLPTYGGLYAWEFEKDGRELKVRVEGQLVFNTLALRLNAALAGLGLAYMPEDAVRTHLAEGRLVRVLADWCPPFPGYHLYYPSRRQSSAAFAVLADALRYRG
- a CDS encoding ABC transporter substrate-binding protein, with the translated sequence MRRRDFIASMVGVVAWAGPARAQPSAMPVIGYLGSENPERYASRLAAFAEGLAETGYVEGRNVAIQFQWADGQYRQLPALAAELVKRAVTVIVAPGGAEVALAAKSATSDIPIVFELGGDPVALGLVTSLSRPDGNMTGVTSLSVEVSRKRLEFMSELFPEAKRFAIAANPTSPTVNSQLTNLHAAAATLGLQLRVLNASKSDEFEGMFASVRDMEAAGLVFTSDPYFANRSRRLAELAAQHAVPAITQSRDFPVAGGLMSYGGDFQQSHRHTGIYAGRILKGEKPADLPVQRVTKVEFFINLKAAQSLGLTVPPSLLSSADVVIE
- a CDS encoding aldo/keto reductase, with protein sequence MQMRKLGNGGLEVSAIGLGCMGLSFGYGPALDKPAGVALIRSAIERGVTFFDTAEVYGPFTNEELVGEALAPVRDRVVIATKFGFDTNGGARHGLNSRPEHIKRVAEASLKRLRTEFIDLFYQHRVDPQVPIEDVAGAVKELIAEGKVRHFGLSEPGVQTIRRAHAVQPVAAVQSEYSLWWREPEQEVLPALEELGIGFVPFSPLGKGFLTGAISETTTFDSNDFRNVVPRFTPEARKANQALVDRLGDIAARKRATPAQIALAWLLAQKPWIVPIPGTTKLHRLEENIAATGVELTPDDLGEIAGAVSAITVEGARYPEHLQKLVGR
- a CDS encoding carboxymuconolactone decarboxylase family protein, producing MKLPAAMAAVISLAVPAEAEQAGAPRRVAPAIVYEVAPALGAYTDEVLFGDVWKRTELAPRDRSMVTIAALIAGGHTAQMTGHFNRALDNGVKPGEIAGTITHLAFYAGWPRAMSAVGVAKDVFTQRGIGAEQLAAQSSERIPVDDASEAQRAAAVEAQAGAVAPALARYTNVVLFGDLWRRADLAPRDRSLVTITALIAAGQVDQLAFHMNRGMDNGLSQTQLSEVITHLAFYAGWPRAMSALPVAKTVFETRAGRQDVAPASGTRGRTAMEILRHGSQPPSDGPADYFTGRVRIEQRFQRNDPARIGGAFVSFEPGARTAWHTHPLGQTLIVTSGTGWVQREGEDIQEIRVGDIVWIPPGEKHWHGATATSAMTHIAIAEARDGKSVDWMEQVSDEQYGR